A DNA window from Thermococcus sp. 4557 contains the following coding sequences:
- a CDS encoding lysylphosphatidylglycerol synthase transmembrane domain-containing protein, which yields MDWKKAVFFIGALIVIGALINWAGAQGIAEILRDSDIEYFLLAILVYVLTLVAWALRWKVLLKGLGIKAPFRAVFSAIFVGMFFNNISPGAKGLGEFIRVYYLAKRVKSPYGPMTASVMMDRILDLVPIAVMMVAATIHVYRLGETGLTILIIVLDAVLIAFSALVIWLLMSETKAPGAVWWIYRLYHRISAGRAEKRKNSFRNIAEVTIPRLQSDFRILSQDKMATAVALFHSFVYWGLTILRYYLVFLAIKYPIAPMDITVVLVVSMVVGMFAIVPGGAGIIEAVNSAVFIALGINPEHAVTGVLLERLISYWGPTVIGSFVTAGYEAEVPEEELPLPAPDEGTLKKKMGEEKEGERDDS from the coding sequence ATGGACTGGAAAAAAGCAGTTTTTTTCATCGGAGCGCTCATAGTCATAGGCGCCCTCATCAACTGGGCGGGAGCCCAGGGAATAGCCGAAATCCTCCGGGATTCGGACATTGAGTACTTCCTCCTGGCCATCCTCGTTTACGTTCTCACCCTCGTTGCCTGGGCGCTGCGCTGGAAGGTTCTCCTCAAGGGGCTCGGGATAAAGGCCCCGTTCAGGGCGGTTTTCTCGGCCATATTCGTCGGTATGTTCTTCAACAACATCAGTCCCGGCGCCAAGGGGCTGGGCGAGTTCATAAGGGTTTACTACCTCGCGAAGAGAGTGAAGAGCCCCTACGGCCCGATGACGGCGAGCGTTATGATGGACAGGATTCTTGACCTCGTTCCCATCGCGGTGATGATGGTCGCCGCGACCATCCACGTCTACCGGCTCGGCGAGACCGGCCTTACAATCCTCATAATAGTCCTCGATGCGGTTCTCATAGCCTTCTCCGCCCTCGTTATATGGCTCCTCATGAGCGAGACCAAGGCCCCCGGGGCAGTCTGGTGGATCTACAGGCTCTACCACAGGATATCCGCGGGAAGGGCCGAGAAACGCAAGAACTCCTTCCGGAACATCGCGGAGGTCACCATCCCGAGGCTCCAGTCGGACTTCAGAATTCTCTCCCAGGACAAGATGGCGACCGCCGTGGCGCTCTTTCACTCCTTCGTCTACTGGGGGCTGACGATACTCCGCTACTACCTCGTCTTTCTGGCCATAAAATACCCGATAGCCCCGATGGACATAACCGTCGTCCTGGTAGTGTCCATGGTCGTCGGGATGTTCGCGATAGTGCCCGGAGGGGCGGGAATAATAGAGGCCGTTAACTCAGCGGTCTTCATAGCCCTCGGAATAAACCCTGAACACGCGGTCACCGGGGTCCTCCTGGAGAGGCTCATATCCTACTGGGGCCCAACGGTCATAGGCTCCTTCGTGACCGCCGGCTACGAGGCTGAGGTTCCAGAGGAGGAGCTCCCACTCCCTGCCCCGGATGAGGGAACCCTGAAGAAGAAAATGGGGGAGGAAAAGGAAGGGGAAAGGGATGACTCATGA
- a CDS encoding LEA type 2 family protein, which translates to MKLRYIILGLALAFIVWIGYVVYAASTLSPSISAQWGYVDEKTTEIWIDAKLNRPLLVPASIENMTIEFTGIPIARVERFDYSATGSDVSMVMAIDNPNLVRSLARYLDNGQRGTVLITLHGKLLKVIPIDADIQQEISENVLAYLNFTAESKELAGGLVRSPALVETTFDWAGEHDGKALLIAHMKFYNPNRFPIPVGNVSFDAYANGIKIGYGRTTKQVLIPAGGYATIDVETYIEEDSLPKVWEIHVKNGEVSKVRADIFLDLNVMDQHYSVKLASYEETVQTDIMGELNRMLGDMLG; encoded by the coding sequence ATGAAACTCAGATACATAATCCTCGGACTGGCACTGGCCTTCATCGTGTGGATCGGTTACGTCGTCTACGCCGCCTCGACGCTGAGCCCGTCAATCAGCGCCCAGTGGGGCTACGTGGACGAGAAAACGACCGAGATATGGATAGACGCAAAGCTCAACAGGCCCCTCCTCGTCCCCGCCTCGATAGAGAACATGACCATAGAGTTCACGGGAATACCCATCGCACGGGTCGAGAGGTTCGACTACAGCGCAACCGGCAGCGACGTGAGCATGGTTATGGCGATCGACAACCCCAACCTCGTTCGCTCCCTCGCAAGGTACCTCGATAACGGACAGCGGGGTACGGTTCTCATAACCCTTCACGGGAAGCTCCTGAAGGTGATACCCATCGATGCTGACATCCAGCAGGAGATAAGTGAGAACGTGCTGGCGTACCTCAACTTCACCGCAGAGAGCAAGGAACTCGCGGGTGGACTGGTCAGGAGCCCGGCGCTGGTTGAGACGACCTTCGACTGGGCCGGTGAACATGACGGAAAGGCCCTCCTCATAGCCCACATGAAGTTCTACAACCCCAACAGGTTCCCGATTCCCGTGGGCAACGTGAGCTTCGACGCCTACGCCAACGGTATCAAGATTGGCTACGGAAGGACCACAAAGCAGGTACTCATACCGGCCGGGGGCTACGCGACCATCGACGTCGAAACCTACATCGAGGAGGACTCCCTGCCGAAGGTCTGGGAGATACACGTCAAAAACGGCGAGGTCAGCAAGGTCAGGGCGGATATATTCCTTGACCTGAACGTCATGGATCAGCACTACAGTGTGAAACTCGCCAGCTACGAGGAAACCGTCCAAACGGACATAATGGGCGAGCTCAACAGGATGCTCGGGGATATGCTCGGATGA
- the tpiA gene encoding triose-phosphate isomerase, whose product MSKLKEPIIAINFKTYAQATGEGALRIAKAAEKVWKETGITIVVAPQLADLYRIAQEVEIPVFAQHIDPIKPGSHTGHVLPEAVKEAGAVGTLLNHSENRMILADLEASIRRAEEVGLMTMVCSNNPAVSAAVAALGPDYVAVEPPELIGTGIPVSKAKPEVITDTVELVKRVNPDVKVLTGAGISTGEDVKKALELGSVGVLLASGVTKAKDPEKAIRDLVSLIL is encoded by the coding sequence ATGTCGAAGCTGAAGGAGCCGATTATAGCGATCAACTTCAAGACCTACGCCCAGGCCACGGGCGAGGGTGCCCTGAGGATAGCCAAGGCCGCCGAGAAGGTCTGGAAGGAGACGGGCATAACCATCGTTGTTGCGCCGCAGCTTGCCGACCTCTACAGGATAGCCCAGGAGGTCGAGATTCCCGTCTTCGCCCAGCACATCGATCCGATAAAGCCCGGAAGCCACACCGGCCACGTTCTGCCGGAGGCCGTGAAGGAGGCTGGGGCGGTTGGAACGCTCCTCAACCACTCGGAGAACAGAATGATTCTCGCGGATTTGGAGGCCAGCATAAGGCGCGCCGAGGAAGTTGGTCTGATGACGATGGTCTGCTCCAACAATCCGGCGGTTTCAGCGGCGGTGGCAGCACTCGGGCCGGACTACGTTGCCGTCGAGCCGCCTGAGCTCATAGGCACCGGTATTCCGGTCAGCAAGGCCAAGCCCGAGGTCATCACCGACACGGTCGAGCTTGTTAAGAGGGTCAATCCGGACGTTAAGGTTCTCACGGGCGCGGGGATTTCCACTGGAGAGGACGTCAAGAAGGCTTTGGAGCTCGGAAGCGTCGGAGTTCTCCTCGCGAGCGGAGTTACAAAGGCCAAAGACCCGGAGAAGGCGATAAGGGATCTGGTGTCGCTGATTCTCTGA
- a CDS encoding DUF835 domain-containing protein, producing the protein MGLTVPPVVLVADVVLLLVVCYSAFYAIRRVHRYGEPLDRFIVIIAGSLFLASIGRALDVVDDLVEVGAAFVSTEGALYFFSIIGVAYGLLSYMSSVERRILPTPVGGEGSDVLAPGGYMYSGVEGLAEFLSAVDGPVLVITRSPWKYREFENVQALWVTQAGEEGVGPTKLHVLLEAAVDFMRGGGRLVVIDCLEILVLYNDFGSVFRFLSTLKDYAVGMCSTLLLIVDREAIEEKEFKVLSREFLPIKSLWDILKTSS; encoded by the coding sequence ATGGGGCTGACTGTTCCGCCCGTGGTCCTCGTGGCGGATGTTGTTCTCCTCCTTGTGGTCTGCTACTCAGCGTTCTACGCCATCAGGAGGGTACACCGCTATGGTGAGCCCCTCGACAGGTTCATCGTGATCATAGCGGGTTCCCTGTTTCTGGCCTCCATAGGAAGGGCCCTCGATGTGGTGGATGACCTGGTCGAGGTAGGGGCAGCTTTTGTGTCCACTGAGGGGGCTCTGTATTTCTTCTCCATAATCGGGGTTGCATACGGCCTGCTTAGCTATATGAGCAGCGTTGAGAGGAGGATCCTGCCCACCCCTGTCGGAGGGGAGGGGAGTGACGTTCTTGCCCCCGGCGGCTATATGTACTCCGGAGTGGAGGGCCTCGCCGAGTTTCTGTCCGCGGTGGATGGGCCTGTTCTTGTCATAACCCGGAGTCCCTGGAAGTACCGGGAGTTTGAAAACGTTCAGGCGCTCTGGGTGACCCAGGCTGGGGAGGAAGGGGTAGGCCCGACGAAGCTCCACGTCCTCCTGGAGGCTGCGGTGGACTTCATGAGGGGCGGCGGCAGGCTGGTTGTCATCGATTGCCTGGAGATTCTGGTGCTCTACAACGACTTCGGTTCCGTGTTCAGGTTCCTCTCCACCCTGAAGGACTACGCCGTCGGCATGTGCTCCACCCTTCTGCTGATCGTGGACAGGGAGGCCATCGAAGAAAAGGAATTCAAAGTGCTCTCAAGGGAGTTTCTGCCCATCAAAAGTTTGTGGGATATCCTCAAAACTTCTTCTTGA
- a CDS encoding acetate--CoA ligase family protein gives MDFFFYPSRVAVFGSFKEGAIAYEILRNIVEGGFEGEIIPVNPKGGTVEVAGRTFKIRERLDEPVDSAIIAIPAKFVPSLIDEIGPLIKGAVVISAGFSEVGNADLERELVEKAREHGVRIIGPNCAGIFGVHGRFFGSFEVRVRPGGLALISQSGAFGGAALAMGNDEGIGFSAFVSYGNASDLNESDFLEYFADDENTKAIALYIEGVKDGRRFMEALRYATARKPVIILKAGKSASGAKAAASHTGSLAGSYEIYRAAFKQAGAIEVEEMEELFDAAKAFEMYPGTGKRVAVITNSGGPGVLAADKLERLGLEIAKLSEETVNELRSFLPPQCSVRNPIDLIADADYDRYRKTIEVVCRDENVDSLLVICVPPIFIPSREIAKAIIEADCDKPVIVNFMAGELVRDGVKLLEEHGVKNFPTPERAAKALAWLARR, from the coding sequence ATGGACTTCTTCTTTTATCCCTCTCGCGTTGCGGTGTTCGGTTCATTCAAGGAAGGTGCCATAGCCTACGAAATCCTGAGGAACATCGTCGAGGGCGGCTTTGAGGGTGAAATAATCCCGGTCAACCCGAAGGGGGGAACCGTCGAGGTCGCGGGAAGAACCTTTAAAATCCGTGAGCGGCTCGATGAACCCGTGGACAGCGCCATAATCGCCATCCCCGCGAAGTTCGTGCCGTCCCTCATAGACGAAATCGGCCCGCTGATCAAGGGCGCCGTTGTAATAAGCGCCGGCTTCTCGGAGGTCGGGAACGCTGATCTCGAGCGCGAGCTGGTGGAAAAGGCGAGAGAGCACGGCGTCAGAATCATCGGCCCCAACTGCGCCGGAATCTTCGGCGTCCACGGGAGGTTCTTCGGCTCCTTCGAGGTTCGCGTTAGGCCTGGAGGACTGGCCCTCATCAGCCAGAGCGGTGCCTTCGGCGGCGCGGCTTTGGCGATGGGCAACGACGAGGGGATAGGATTTTCCGCCTTCGTTTCCTATGGAAACGCCTCCGACCTGAACGAGAGCGACTTCCTTGAGTACTTCGCCGACGACGAGAACACGAAGGCAATAGCCCTCTACATCGAGGGTGTTAAGGACGGCAGGCGCTTCATGGAGGCGCTCCGCTATGCGACGGCAAGAAAGCCCGTCATAATCCTCAAGGCCGGCAAGAGCGCCAGCGGTGCTAAAGCGGCCGCTTCCCACACCGGCTCGCTCGCGGGAAGCTATGAGATTTATCGCGCGGCATTCAAGCAGGCTGGGGCGATAGAGGTTGAGGAGATGGAGGAGCTCTTCGACGCGGCGAAGGCCTTCGAGATGTACCCTGGGACTGGAAAGCGCGTGGCGGTCATCACCAACTCCGGCGGCCCGGGCGTTTTGGCTGCGGACAAGCTCGAAAGGCTGGGCCTTGAGATAGCAAAGCTGAGCGAGGAGACCGTCAATGAACTCCGCTCATTCCTTCCGCCCCAGTGCTCGGTGCGGAATCCGATTGACCTGATAGCCGATGCCGACTACGATAGGTACAGGAAAACGATTGAAGTCGTCTGCCGCGACGAAAACGTGGATTCCCTCCTCGTCATCTGCGTGCCGCCGATTTTCATACCGAGCCGGGAGATAGCCAAAGCCATAATCGAGGCCGACTGCGACAAGCCGGTCATCGTCAACTTCATGGCGGGGGAGCTGGTTAGGGACGGGGTCAAGCTGCTTGAGGAACACGGGGTCAAAAACTTCCCAACCCCCGAGCGGGCCGCCAAAGCCCTCGCCTGGCTCGCGAGGCGCTGA
- a CDS encoding RsmB/NOP family class I SAM-dependent RNA methyltransferase yields the protein MKPEEAFPEELREYYRRLFGEEAEDIMASLRTPVEKYYIRVNTLKTSRGKLMAILRKEGLKPKRSPYLKEGIYFEREGPNFPDDYEPGLPVVRANKFASESVYQGAMLYAPGVLQADKKIKPGDEVEIRDPRGLLVGIGVARMSAKEMIVSTRGLAVEVTLPKFKLPSLSELESFKEGLFYAQSLPSMVVAHVLEPSEEELIVDMAAAPGGKTSHIAQLMQNRGEIIAMDKSKNRLKKMEEELKRLGVKNVKPIHMDSRKLPELGIEADRILLDAPCTALGIRPKLWESRTPKDIEATARYQRHFINAAIKSLRRGGVLVYSTCTLSYEENEANVKYILGKGLKLEEQSIFIGSSGMGIDEVQRFYPNRHLTQGFFIARFRKV from the coding sequence ATGAAACCGGAGGAAGCCTTTCCAGAGGAGCTCAGGGAGTACTACCGCCGCCTTTTTGGGGAGGAAGCGGAGGATATAATGGCTTCCCTCAGAACGCCGGTGGAGAAGTACTACATCCGCGTGAACACGCTGAAGACGAGCAGGGGAAAGCTCATGGCGATACTCAGGAAGGAGGGCCTCAAGCCGAAGCGAAGCCCCTACCTAAAGGAGGGCATATACTTCGAGCGCGAGGGCCCGAACTTCCCCGATGACTACGAGCCCGGCCTCCCGGTCGTCCGCGCCAACAAGTTCGCGAGCGAGAGCGTCTACCAGGGTGCGATGCTCTACGCTCCCGGCGTTCTCCAGGCGGACAAAAAAATCAAGCCCGGCGACGAGGTCGAGATACGCGACCCGAGGGGGCTTCTCGTCGGAATAGGCGTCGCCAGAATGAGCGCCAAGGAGATGATAGTCTCGACGAGGGGACTGGCGGTTGAGGTGACTTTACCAAAGTTCAAGCTCCCCAGTCTGAGCGAGCTGGAGTCCTTCAAGGAGGGCCTCTTCTACGCCCAGAGCCTGCCCTCGATGGTTGTGGCTCACGTTCTTGAGCCGAGCGAGGAGGAGCTGATAGTGGACATGGCGGCCGCCCCCGGCGGAAAGACGAGCCACATAGCCCAGCTCATGCAGAACAGGGGCGAGATAATAGCGATGGACAAGTCCAAGAACAGGCTGAAGAAGATGGAGGAGGAACTGAAGAGGCTCGGCGTGAAGAACGTCAAGCCCATCCACATGGACTCGCGGAAGCTCCCGGAGCTGGGAATCGAGGCGGACAGGATACTCCTCGACGCACCGTGCACCGCTCTGGGCATAAGGCCGAAGCTCTGGGAGAGCAGGACGCCGAAGGACATCGAGGCCACCGCGCGCTACCAGAGGCACTTCATCAACGCCGCCATAAAATCCCTAAGGAGGGGCGGCGTTCTCGTCTACTCGACCTGCACGCTGAGCTACGAGGAGAACGAGGCCAACGTGAAGTACATCCTCGGCAAAGGTTTAAAGCTCGAAGAACAGAGCATCTTTATAGGTTCGAGCGGTATGGGCATAGATGAGGTTCAGAGGTTCTATCCGAACAGGCACCTGACCCAGGGCTTCTTCATAGCCAGGTTCAGGAAGGTGTAG
- a CDS encoding lysylphosphatidylglycerol synthase transmembrane domain-containing protein, producing MDWKKYSLLGLGLLIIILLVWWAGLEDVIDILKGARLEYFVLAILAYVAAVIMWALRWRVLLKSLGIEAPFRTIVAGLFVGVFINNVTPGARGGGEPVRMYYISKHTKQPYGHVFATIMMDRIMDVIPVVVMLLLSTVYVYNLGSFSLTLTLLLLDIFFAIITLATVGILLSEKKTKGILYWFYRLFGRIMPKKAAKYEEKFVHAVEVSVPQFQENFKLLMRHKVAFTLSLVYSFAFWFLVLLRSYFIFISINSPIKLLDVMVVQMIGIVVGMFMIIPGGAGIIEAINSAVYVLLGINKEIAVTATLLERLISYWAPTVIGAGVMTHFGIKVSQDKKRLEAEDDKDINDETQ from the coding sequence ATGGACTGGAAGAAGTACTCCCTCCTGGGCCTCGGCCTGCTCATAATAATCCTCCTGGTCTGGTGGGCAGGATTAGAGGATGTCATCGACATACTGAAGGGCGCGAGGCTGGAGTACTTCGTCCTGGCAATTCTGGCCTACGTCGCGGCTGTCATCATGTGGGCGCTGCGCTGGCGCGTCCTGCTAAAGAGCCTCGGCATAGAGGCACCCTTCAGGACCATAGTGGCCGGTCTCTTCGTCGGAGTCTTCATAAACAACGTGACCCCCGGCGCCAGGGGCGGCGGCGAGCCGGTTAGGATGTACTACATCTCCAAACACACGAAGCAGCCCTACGGCCACGTTTTTGCCACGATAATGATGGACAGGATAATGGACGTCATCCCGGTCGTAGTCATGCTCCTCCTCTCGACGGTCTACGTCTACAACCTCGGTTCGTTCTCGCTCACGCTGACGCTCCTCCTCCTGGATATCTTCTTCGCCATAATAACCCTCGCCACCGTTGGAATACTCCTGAGCGAGAAGAAGACCAAGGGCATTCTCTACTGGTTCTACCGCCTCTTCGGGAGGATAATGCCCAAGAAGGCCGCCAAGTACGAGGAGAAGTTCGTCCACGCCGTCGAGGTGAGCGTTCCCCAGTTCCAGGAGAACTTCAAGCTCCTGATGAGGCACAAGGTGGCCTTCACGCTGTCGCTGGTTTACTCATTCGCCTTCTGGTTCCTCGTCCTGCTCCGCTCCTACTTCATCTTCATCAGCATAAACAGCCCGATAAAGCTCCTCGACGTCATGGTCGTCCAGATGATAGGCATCGTCGTCGGGATGTTCATGATAATCCCGGGCGGAGCGGGAATAATAGAGGCCATAAACTCGGCCGTTTACGTTCTCCTGGGGATAAACAAGGAGATAGCGGTGACCGCGACGCTGCTGGAGAGGCTGATATCCTACTGGGCGCCGACGGTGATAGGAGCAGGGGTCATGACCCACTTCGGCATCAAGGTGAGCCAGGACAAAAAGAGGCTGGAAGCGGAGGACGACAAGGATATAAACGATGAAACCCAATAA
- a CDS encoding bifunctional N(6)-L-threonylcarbamoyladenine synthase/serine/threonine protein kinase produces the protein MIALGLEGTAHTLGIGIVTERDVLANVFHTLTTEKGGIHPKEAAEHHSKLLKPLLRRALDEAGIGIEDVDVIAFSQGPGLGPCLRVVATAARALAIKYRKPIVGVNHCIAHVEITKMFGVRDPVGLYVSGGNTQVLALEGGRYRVFGETLDIGIGNAIDTFARELGIGFPGGPRIEKLALKGERYIELPYAVKGMDLSFSGILTEAVRKYRTGKYRVEDLAYSFQETAFSALVEVTERAVAHTGKDEVVLVGGVAANNRLREMLKVMTEDRGIDFFVPPYDLCRDNGAMIAYTGLRMYRGGVRFSLEDTVVHQKFRTDEVEVVWG, from the coding sequence ATGATAGCCCTAGGTCTGGAAGGCACCGCCCACACACTCGGCATAGGCATCGTTACCGAGAGGGATGTTCTGGCCAACGTATTTCACACTCTCACGACGGAGAAGGGGGGAATACACCCCAAGGAGGCGGCGGAGCATCATTCCAAACTCCTCAAGCCCCTTCTGCGCAGAGCCCTCGATGAGGCTGGAATAGGCATTGAGGACGTTGACGTTATAGCGTTCTCCCAGGGGCCCGGTCTCGGTCCCTGTCTCCGCGTCGTGGCGACGGCTGCGAGGGCGCTTGCGATAAAGTACCGGAAGCCCATAGTCGGCGTCAACCACTGCATCGCCCACGTGGAGATAACCAAGATGTTCGGCGTTAGGGACCCCGTCGGCCTCTACGTCAGCGGCGGCAACACGCAGGTTCTCGCCCTTGAAGGCGGCCGCTACCGCGTCTTCGGCGAGACCCTTGACATAGGCATAGGGAACGCGATAGACACCTTCGCGAGGGAACTCGGCATAGGCTTCCCAGGTGGGCCGAGGATTGAGAAGCTCGCCCTCAAGGGAGAGCGCTACATAGAGCTCCCCTATGCGGTTAAGGGCATGGATTTGAGCTTCTCCGGGATACTCACTGAGGCCGTTAGGAAGTACAGAACCGGGAAGTACCGCGTTGAGGACTTAGCTTATTCCTTCCAGGAGACGGCCTTCTCGGCGCTCGTTGAGGTCACCGAAAGGGCCGTGGCTCACACGGGCAAGGACGAGGTCGTCCTCGTCGGCGGCGTCGCGGCCAACAACCGCCTCCGCGAGATGCTGAAGGTGATGACCGAGGACAGGGGAATAGACTTCTTCGTTCCTCCCTACGACCTCTGCAGGGACAACGGGGCGATGATAGCCTACACAGGATTGAGAATGTACCGCGGGGGGGTGCGCTTCTCGCTGGAGGACACTGTGGTGCATCAGAAGTTCCGCACCGATGAGGTGGAGGTAGTATGGGGCTGA
- a CDS encoding NAD(+) kinase translates to MKFGIVARRDKKAALKLAYRVYDFLKVSGYDVCVDSETHRHLQEFQEEDVCPLEDFDVDFIIVIGGDGTILRVEHRTKREIPILGINMGTLGFLTEVEPHEAFFALSKLIEGDYHIDERIKLRTYLDGENTVPDALNEVAILTGIPGKIIHLRYYIDGGLADEIRADGLIVSTPTGSTGYSMSAGGPFVDPRLDVVVIAPLAPIALSSRPMIVPSYSTIDVRNLALGREIILAIDGQFYTYLKPETEITIKLSPRRTKFVRFTDEVYPKYTMRIKKKF, encoded by the coding sequence ATGAAGTTCGGGATAGTGGCCAGGCGGGACAAGAAGGCGGCACTCAAGCTCGCATACCGCGTTTACGACTTCCTCAAGGTCAGCGGGTACGACGTCTGCGTGGACAGCGAGACCCACAGGCACCTCCAAGAGTTCCAGGAGGAGGACGTCTGCCCGCTCGAGGACTTCGACGTGGACTTCATCATCGTCATCGGCGGCGATGGAACCATACTGCGGGTCGAGCACAGGACAAAGAGGGAGATACCGATCCTCGGAATAAACATGGGTACGCTGGGATTCCTTACGGAGGTCGAGCCCCATGAGGCCTTCTTCGCCCTCAGCAAGCTCATAGAGGGCGACTACCACATAGACGAACGCATAAAGCTGAGGACCTACCTCGACGGGGAGAACACCGTGCCGGACGCCCTCAACGAGGTGGCCATCCTGACGGGAATACCGGGGAAGATAATCCACCTCAGATACTACATCGACGGCGGCCTGGCGGACGAGATCCGGGCCGACGGTCTGATAGTCTCGACACCGACGGGCTCGACGGGCTACTCGATGAGCGCTGGCGGTCCCTTCGTTGACCCCCGCCTGGACGTGGTCGTCATAGCTCCCCTCGCCCCCATAGCGCTGAGCTCCAGACCGATGATAGTCCCATCGTACAGCACGATAGACGTGAGGAACCTCGCCCTCGGGAGGGAGATAATACTCGCCATAGACGGTCAGTTCTACACCTACCTGAAACCGGAGACAGAGATAACGATAAAGCTCTCACCCAGGAGGACAAAGTTCGTGCGCTTCACAGACGAGGTCTATCCAAAGTACACCATGAGGATCAAGAAGAAGTTTTGA
- the coaD gene encoding phosphopantetheine adenylyltransferase has product MRKRYRKVVVGGTFDRLHLGHKALLRKAFEVGEYVYIGLTSDEMIMDKPYAEKILPYELRLRDLIKFFEVNGYSGYRVIKIHTAIGFAGEMKSLEAIVVSEETYKGALVVNRAREENGLRPLDIVTIGLVRSSLGPKISSSLIRAGLIDPFGRPVSSGNETPRRKDV; this is encoded by the coding sequence ATGAGGAAGAGGTACAGAAAGGTCGTCGTCGGCGGAACCTTCGACAGGCTTCACCTCGGCCACAAGGCCCTGCTGAGGAAGGCCTTCGAGGTGGGGGAATACGTTTACATAGGCCTGACATCCGACGAGATGATCATGGACAAGCCCTACGCGGAAAAGATACTCCCATACGAGCTGCGCCTCAGGGATTTAATCAAGTTCTTCGAGGTCAACGGCTACTCCGGCTACCGCGTCATCAAAATCCACACAGCGATAGGATTTGCAGGGGAAATGAAGAGCCTCGAAGCCATAGTCGTGAGTGAGGAGACCTACAAGGGCGCCCTGGTGGTCAACCGGGCGCGTGAGGAAAACGGGCTGAGACCGCTTGATATAGTAACCATCGGCCTCGTTAGGAGCTCCCTCGGCCCCAAAATCAGCTCCTCCCTCATAAGGGCGGGCCTCATAGACCCGTTCGGGAGGCCGGTTTCCAGTGGAAACGAAACTCCCCGACGGAAAGACGTTTAA
- a CDS encoding DUF3201 domain-containing protein produces MNVREIHEFLNEMWESMFTLNEELKLELPKEGFRVENVEEAFGAYIFLDGEWRLMKYPHPAFEVKPQIEVGATPESYYFVVAVPKERVNENFVGLFIEIFPRSFIYGAQNFLSDVYNWRRDGRVSPTEILEKIEGSDENLFQFEANFGSVGALKQGILRLIDLGKRFEIFDL; encoded by the coding sequence ATGAACGTGAGAGAGATTCACGAGTTCCTCAACGAGATGTGGGAGAGCATGTTCACCCTCAACGAGGAGCTTAAGCTCGAGCTCCCGAAGGAGGGCTTCAGGGTAGAGAACGTTGAGGAGGCCTTCGGTGCCTACATCTTCCTGGACGGCGAGTGGAGGCTAATGAAGTACCCCCACCCGGCCTTCGAGGTAAAGCCCCAGATAGAGGTCGGCGCGACGCCGGAGAGCTACTACTTCGTCGTCGCCGTTCCAAAGGAAAGGGTAAACGAGAACTTCGTGGGCCTGTTCATCGAGATATTTCCGAGGAGCTTCATATACGGCGCCCAGAACTTCCTCAGCGACGTGTACAACTGGAGGCGCGACGGAAGGGTCTCCCCGACCGAGATACTCGAGAAAATCGAGGGGAGCGATGAAAACCTCTTCCAGTTCGAGGCGAACTTCGGGAGCGTCGGGGCACTGAAGCAGGGGATTCTGAGACTGATAGACCTCGGGAAGCGCTTTGAAATCTTCGACCTCTGA